The Camelus bactrianus isolate YW-2024 breed Bactrian camel chromosome 1, ASM4877302v1, whole genome shotgun sequence genome segment GCCAGACTGTGCTTGGCCACGAGGGTCTGGCCACGGCTGGACTCGCTGTGAGAGCTGGTGCAGGCAGGGGCGGGGTGTGCCGGCAGTGAACTTCGGGAAGGTGAGCAACAGGGGAGACGGGAGTTGGATCAAGGGGGTGGCAGCCAGTCTCCAAGGTGGTCCCTGGGATTCTCAGCTCCCCGCGTCTCTGCCTGGCATCCCCTCCCAGTTTGGGAGGCGCTGACCTAGGAAACCCGGTATCTTGCGTGTGGAGGCTGAGTCATAGAAGACACTGTGGCTTGCACCCTGTTCTCTCTCGGATCCTTTGCTCCAAGGAAAGCTGGCTGCCACGTCATGAGGATGCCCGGATGGCCCTTTGAAAGGTCTACGTGGTGGAAGACAGAGCCCCCTGCCAGCAGCCGGCACCAGTTCACCAGCCCCGTGACCAAGCCATCATGGAAGGGAGCCTCTGTCTCCGTGTCCCAGGACGTCACAGCAAAGCACCGCCAACTGGGGGcttaaaacacagaaatttactgtcccacagttctggaggctggaagtccagggtCAAAGGGAGACCTGTAGGGGACACAACTTCCCGgactcttccagctcctgggagTTTGCCAGCAAGCCCGCCTCAGTGTTCCCGGGCTCCTGGTCGCATcccctccatctctgcctctgttatcccctggccgtcttctccctgtgggTGTGTCTGTCTGAACGTCATCTTCTCCGAGGACACCAGTCATGGGGGACTGAGGGCCCACCCTCCTCtaatatgacctcatcttaacttgcaTCTTAATCACAACCCCCAAGACCCCACTTCCAAATAAGGTCGCGTTCCGAGGtgctgggggagaggagggcggCACATCTTTGGGGCTGTGATCACTGTAAAATCCTCCACCTCCGATGAAGCCCCCGCTGACTGCAGCTCCGCCGACACCCGGACGGCAGCCTCGCGAGAGACTCTGGGCCGGGACCGCCCAGCTCAGCCGCCCCCAGACTCCCGACCCTCAGTGACTCTGCGAGTTAGGGGCACTCACGGCCGTTTggagccactaagtttggggtaaTCTGTCCTGTGGGAACAGGCACTCCAAGACCGAAGCCCCCACAGCAGTCTGGCTCACAGATTCACGTCATGTCAGCCTTTTGTTTTAAATCCGGGCCTTCCTGCACGCTTCATGCTAGTTAAACTAAAGTGTCATGTACAAATCCACTTTGTGGAGAAAGCATTTGCTCACTGAGTGGGTAACGGCTTGAAGCCATTCTGAATGGCCCGGCCCTCTCTGGGCAGGGCTTCCGGGCCCCGCCACCTCGTGGCTACAGCCAGCCCTCGGCCTGGCTGGGCCTGGGCCACGTGCCTGCTCTGGCCTCACGTGTGATGCCACGCTGGGGGCCACGGACCACGGAGCAGGCCCACCTGTGGGTCAGCGCCGGCCCAGGCGGGCTTCCCGGGGCGGTGGGCTGCCGGCTGGCCCTCCCCTCGGGGGGCGGTGGCTTCAGCTTCTCTAAGAGAACAGGGCTTTTGAGGCTCCAGGTGCCTCTCACATCCCCCACGAGGAAACGCAGACGGGCACGGCCGTACCTGCATGAGAGACCACACGGACCCGCCACCTCCCCCAGCCTGAGGCCACAGAAACACATGTGACTTCCTGCCTCTCTGTTACGGTGAGGATCACCGTTTGCTGCCTGAATTTCAGGATCACAGCTGACGAAAGCATGTCACAGCCATTAGTcacaggtgggtttttttttccctaaaaatcatttattctacTCATTTCCTCCTGCCTTCCACTTTGTTCTGTCGTCTGGCAACTActactttttaaagtttacttttgtttttttttttttgcaggggggttaattaggtttattattacttttttaatggaggtgctggggactgaacccaggaccttgtgcgtgctaagcatgcgctctaccactgagctacaccctccccctggcaACTATTACTTTTTCTTgtaaaaatcattatttcttgTCCCTCTTGTTTCTACCTCTTGGGTAATTAGTTCTAAACTGTCAGAAGAAGATAGCTCAGGGAAAGTCTTGGTGCTCTGCTCAGAAGGGCAGGATATGCATCCAGCAGGTGCTTCATAAATGTTTATGGGGTGAGGTTACTCCACCAAGTCTGTATTTAGGCCTGGCCTCTCTCTCTGGCTGATGAAAATGAATCATCTTGGCAGGAAGCAGTGCTGTGCATTTCTGAGATAATTTCTGCTTccctggggctgagggcagggcgGCGGCGTGGGCGGCGGGGACAGCCACATCCGGAGCCTCCCGGCAGGGCTGCGCTGGCATCTGGGGGAGAGGTCCCTTCCCGGCCCGGAGGGGAGGCTTCCCAGGGCTTCCTCGGGAATCCTGAGCTGTTCCTCAGAATTCCCGGAAGGCATGAGTGACTCAGGCCAGGCCTTTGTGAGCAGGGCAGTGAGTCAGTGTGTCTTTGCTTCTTTCCCACGTGGCTGATTGATTCAACATGCATGAGAAAACTGGCACACAGCGAGGTTCAAATGCACAGGCTGAGGTCCACAGTGAAGGGGAAACTGGGAGGCCAGGAAAGTAAACCTGGTACGCCTGACTCTAGGATCTCTGCTCTTTATTATCCTGCCTAAAAGCCAGAAAAGGGTCTGGAAGGCTACCCTGGGGGTGGAGAGGATAGGAGATGGggaaagaatttcattttttactttgGGTAATTTAATCTATATGCACATACTGTTTTtataaaggagataaaaataaagagtCAACATTGGAGAGGAAAATCATAGAACGCTAACTATCCATTCTCTAAAAATGATCTGCTTTAAAAATGACCTGCATGATAggttacatttcaataaaaaggaaaaaaaaaattttaaatgacctgCCACAGTTACTGGGCATAGAGTCAAAGTGACTGAAACGTTGGAGAAAAATGATACAGAAACCAGTGGCCTAAAAAAAGGTCTTTGCACATGGAATGATTTTGCATCTGCAGCTGATATTGCGGGAGGTCCTCGCTCTGTCCCCGGGGGCCTCTCCAGAGGCACCTGTTGAGTGACTGAGTAAATGGAAGACAGGAGTGGGCCCACGTCCTCGGTGGCTCCCGCAACCTATGTGCAGAGAGGGCCCTGAGGCGGACTGGGGCGAGCCTGCAGCATTGTTCCTGCCTGCACAGCTGGGCAAGAGAAGGCTCTTGCCCCAGGCGAGTGTGATTTATGAGGGTGTCAGGGATCCCTGGATGAGACCCGCGGTGCACGAGGAACCCTGTTACTCATTTGTTCCTGTCGTGGCCGTCTCCACGGCACTttccccagcctctctctccagGGCCTGGCACCCTTTCTTTCCAGTCTTCCTGAGTCCCGCCTGGCACTTTCCGTTTACTGACAGAGGAGCAGATGTAAGAACAGTTccccttctatttttaaaagtgaccTTGGGATGCCAGTGTTACCAGTCCCTCTGGATGGATTCTGGCCGACTGCGATGGAAAGGTCCCCAGGGCGGCCTTTTCTAAAGTGGCTTCTGCTTTGAGACTTTGTTTCTTACCCTAGAAAATGTTTGAGGCTTGTGAAATTCCTAGACATCCTGGGGGTCACTAGGTCGCCAAGAATAAGGAAAACACCCCCCGCAAACGCCGCCCTGGTTTTGTGGGCGTGTGAAATACaaactgacatttatttttcttttgtgtgtgtgtgattcttgtttagctcTTTATTCAAAATACCCACGGTTGAAGGCAGGGTCAGAAGCTTCCCGTCCCGACCGTGTGTTGCTATCTCAGCTGCAGCCTTTCAAATGGTTACTAGattgaattatatattatgtgatTTGAatcaaaataaacattatttttgaaacatattAATCTAAGTATAAACAACTGGTGCAAATTTTGGGTACCAGCTTGCCAACTCTAAATGTAAAAAAACAGACAATGTAAATGAGTAGCCAAAGGTTATGGAGACAACAGGTCAACTCATTTCTGCTGGCGCCTTGAGCTCCCTTCTTAGAGCCACGAAACAGCGCCCCTGGCCTCCCACTGTGCGGGTGGGACACGTTTCTCACGTTGAGTCCTAATGAGCTCTGACTGCTGACTCAATGGGCAACATTTTGTTTaggaaaacacaagaaaaccCAAAGAACATATTTAGGCCAGCTTCCAGCAACATCTGGACACACGACAGCCAGGAGAAGACTGCTGTGTATTCTGCTTGatattgagaaacaggtgctcTTATATcaatgatgagaatttttaatggTACAAACATGTTGGAAAAATGAATTTAACCCTACAAATCCTGCACCAACAAGATATCCCGTGCCCAGGATTTTactgaagggaaaagaaggtCCAGATACATGTGTCCATGCATGCCCAGAGCAGCTTTTACAGCTCACGTCTATGGCTGGTGCAGCACAGCTAGAACACCGTCTTGAGAAACGAGGCCCGGGGAATATTCGAGCTAAGTGAGATTCCCCTCACTCACCACCCTGCTTTCACCGCTAGAGGACACAACCGAGCATTTGCGGAATAAAGGAAGAGGTCATTTCGTGGTGTGATCTAAGAATTATAACATATATTTGAAGAGAGAAGTTGACCATGGGGGAGCTGACTGTTGGGCACAGaatgtgaagttggaggaactctgattaaAGGAGGGGCTGGCCCTGCTGCCACTGGCTTCAGTGCtgctcaggtgctgatcctttgaaatggatgcctgagtggaggggaatgttggtgtgttcccTGGGGCTTGTGTGACCTCTTCCAGGATCCTGAGCACTATTAGCATGTCTGCCATCTCTTCTTGTTTAGACTGCAGGAATCCTGGACCAGTTCTTGGACCAGAGAATTGAGTTCCTTTCTCAAACGCAGGCTGACCCTCATCATTTTCCTGTTAAATATCAGCGAGGCTAAGTATATTTAATGAATCTCGTTTGAGCCTGGCGTTCTCTGCAGATGTCCCCACGCCAGCATTCTCCTTTTCAGCAGTACCAATCTTGCTAATGAGTTGGCATTTCCCCCAAGTCAGTGCAGCCAGAGTTTTCGCCAACTTCTCTTTGTGTCTTCCATAAAGTCGACTTGTACAAGACTGACCAAGTCTGAAAGTACGTAAGACACCGACCAATAACCTGCTGACAGGCAGACATGCCGCTGTCAGCCCTTCTCGGTTTTGGAAAGCGAACTGTGAACTCAGGCCAGTGGGCGGCAGCAACACCACAACCTCAGTCAGCTTCTCAAAGAAGAgccctaagccaagctccacagggCACGGCAGCCCCCGCACGGCACTGACCCCGCACAGGGCTCTGCCCGGTCGCCgtggagccaccagccacaccaGCCCCGGGGAACACACCAACTTTCCACCTGGAACCCCACCAGCAGCTGACACCCTGGGTTGGTCAGATaccttgtcagtgttgggggaggggctgtgtaaactgacatttatttttgtttgagtTCTTATAACAATTGTGTAATGAAAGCCCTACCGGAGGAAGATGTGGCTTGGAAAgtggaaatgcaagtagaaaaATGCCAGAGGTGTCTTGCTAATTTGTATTTAAGAGGAAGAGACACTGGTGAAGtctgtttccctgcttcttcctaTGGCGCCCAGGAGGGACTCCGGGGCGGGGAGAGGTGGCCCACGTGCCCCGGACTTCGGCCTGTGCCCATGCAGGGGGCGGCCCCCGCGTTGGCCAGAGCCCACCCCGCACCCTCCTAGTCCCTCTCGTACACCCGCCCGTACAGAGCAGCCGTCACCAGACCAGAGGACAGGCCCCGCTTCGTCAGGAAGTAGTGATCGCTCTCCCAGCCAAGCTGGTCAGGGGTTTCCAGGGTCATCCCTGAGGTCAGCAGCATCGGGAAGACATAGGGGGTGCTGAAGTTCCCCCACAGGTGAAACTCAAACATCCCCGCGGCCTCCGTGATCTCCTGACCACAGGTGTCAAAGCCGAGCCCCCCGCACTTGACCAGGGCGCAAGCCTGCACGTAGTAAGTACCGTGCACGGTGTGAAGACCGTCGAAGACCCCCAGGGCATATAGCTCTTTGGACAGAGTGGGCCTCTGGTAGAGTAACTGACAGCAAAGGCCATTGGCGCAGACTCGGAGGTGGCCCTCCTTTCCCCAGACAGGGACCAGGGTGAAATTGTCATACATCATCTCAGAGTAGAAGGTGGCAGGAGTGCTCGTGTCCCATCCGGTGGCACCGTTGCAGTGGACATCCTGAGCGTCCTTCTCAGAGTACGGACCAGCTGCCAAGATCTTTAAAAACTTACCGTGGGCTGGGTCTGTTTTACCTGTGGCATTCGCTGCACCAACGAGACCCAGTGGGTTTTTGGCCACCGGGGCAACTATAAGGTGGCCTTCGGGGCTCTCCATGTCATGGTGCCAGAAAGACTTCCGAGGGGCGTGTATGCCGCTTCCGGTCATCCCTAGAGACGGGTGGTGGATGTTGGCGGCCAGGAGGTTGATGCCAAAGGCAGTGGCGAAGCCCCTCTGGATCTGCACAGCCGCCAAGAGCGGGAGCTGGTTCATCCAGGCGGTCGGGTACACCACGTGCTTCACCTCAGGGTCCCTGAGCAGCCTGGCGGCAGGTTCAAAGAACAGGATGTCAAAGCAAGTGAAGACGCCAAACTTGCCAGCAAAGGGGGTGTCGAAGATGATGTGGTCCACCTCGAGGGGGGTGTCAAATGCCGCCTCGAAGTAGAGGTTGTGTTTGCGGTAGCGGTCAACCAGGGTCCCGTTACTGCTGAACACAATGTTGGTGTTGAACTGGTACCTTCCATCATTTGGGCACCCTGGGTCCCTGCTGTGACAAGGTTGCTTGGTCCCAAGATTGGCCACCAGGAACATCTCTCCCTTGAGAGCCATACAACTCAGACGCTGGAGGACCTGGCAGGGAAAAAGTATAAATAGACAGAATTTTTAAACCCTGCCTTCTGCTTATAATTGTAAAATAGAAGAGTACCTGTGGTGTATCCATAATATGTAAACAGCTAAcccaaatcaataagaaaaaaaaaccagtccTGAAAGTGTGCAAAGGGTACAAACAGGTGATTCACAGAACAAAGACAAATGGCCCACAAACATTTGAGAGGATGCTCAAGTTCATGAGTGACAAgcagatgcaaattaaaataaggtgTCATTTTTCACCTTCATAAGACTGGCAAAAATTTAGAATTCCATCTTGCATCGACCAAAGGATGGGGAAAAAGGCACTTTTGCTCTGCTAGTGGGCATCTAAATTGAAATCAAAatcttttaaagggaaaaaatatcttttaaaacgAAGTGCCTGTGGAGCACATGAGGCCTGGGTGTGATTTGTAGGACCCTAAGGTCGCCTCCCAGTCTCATTCAGCATGTCTTGGCTTTTGGCGAGTGGCATGGTTCACCTCTGCATGCCTTCAGAGCAGGTGGTGGAGGAAGGCTGGTCCCCTCATGTACCTCCGTGTCATTGAATCGGTGGGGCTCCAGGCATGGGTTCCATCCGATCAAGTGGGGAGATGGCATGAAGTCCAAAAATGGGTAAATGGAGGTTCTTGTGAAGTTGAATCCGTGAATCCCGTCTTCTGGGAACACTATGATCTGTGCGCCCTGTAAGTCAAACACCAGCGGACAGTCTGTGGTCAGACAATGGGAGTTACTCCCTCACTCACCCGACAGCCATCCAGCAGTAGCCCTGACCCAGGAAGCAGAGGTGAAAAGGTGGAGTTTGGACTCGGCAGGGATCTCGGCCCTGGGGGAGCTGACTCACTCGGCCCGACTCCGAGGGAACAGACCAAGTCCCCCAGGAACCAGCACTGACTGTATCTGGGCTCGTCAGGGAGGAAGGGATGAGTGAgcctggtgggaggggcaggagtcGGGGGGGGGTTTGTTGGGATGCAGTGGGACAGGAGGTGAGGGGGTGGCAGCGACTCTAAAGGACTTTGAATCTGGGGCTCATTAGCAGACGTGCTGCCTGGAGTCCAGTGGTTTTCAATTTTCACTATGCATCTAAACCAGACAGGggacttctgaaaaaaaaaaaacactctgttTAGGGGTGATGCTGGGACCCCCTCGCTAAAAAATCTGCTTCAACAGACTGTGGGTGGGGTCCCGGAAACAGAGTTTGTGTGAAGCTCCCCACGTGACCCTAACGTGCAGCCAAGGCTGGGACCCACCGGGCTGGTGGGTGAAAGTCAGTGCGTTGATTTCAGCACAGAAACCAGGACCTGATCCAAGTGGTGTTTCTCCAGCTGGGAGTGAGGAGGCTCCCATCGCAATCCTGACCAACCCTGGTCCTCCTCCCAGACCTGGAGACACCCCGGGCTCCCCGTGACGGCAGCAGCAAACTAAGAACCCTAGCCGCACGGGGCAGTGCCCGGCCGCGCCCTCCTGCCGCTCTGGGCTGACAAGGCTCAAAGCGTCAAGCCTGGAATATCACCCCTGGAACATTATCAATGGAGaggtggaggaggcaggcagggcaggatGAGTGATCTAAAATAACAGGCAATTTGAGTCACTTATTTCTGGAATGCTCTGCAAACTCTTATCATTTTTTCCCCTGGTTATAAAAGCTTCAAAAGTTTAATTGCAGAAAaatctggaaaacagaaaatttaaaggaGGAGTTCATAATTGTGTATCATGAAGATGCGTATTGTTAATAtattggtgatttttatttttctctctctctctataggTGTGTGTATAATTGAGACCATAACAAATGTATGGTTTTCCACCTTGACTCTCTCACTCCAGAACATTAAGACTCCAAAGATAAGAAATAGCATTTGTGGGTTACAGTTAAGAGGACACCAGTTTATCCTCTATTGTCGGACATTTGAATTGTTCCCaatttttttggtaataaaaagaaaactgtgcTGACTGCCTGTGTACAGGTGCTCAAAACACTTCCTGAACGAGTGATGTACACAAATCTTTGACTGGCGCTCCCTTATGTCTTTAGAATAAAGCCTCATCAGAGAAAGTCCTGGGTCAAGggcatgagaaattttaagttCTTAACATAACGTTGCCAAATAGCTTTCCAGAAGGCTTACAGCAACGTACACGCCCTCCAGCAGAATGTGAGGCCAGTCGTCTTACTGCATGTTATAATGAAAAATcagcacaaacctgggaatacaGAAAGTTGAAAAATGTACGCTTTCCAAGAGATACTGGGGTTCTGATTAACAAGCTCACTCAAGGGTTGTTTATCCAGTGAATGTACCACTGTTTGACTTTGCTATTTAATAAAAGATCACCCTAAAGACAATTTTATGGCCTGTAGAACATTAGCCAGTTTTGTGTCTATTAGCAGATCCATTTCAACATTCACTTGACTGACGGATACACTCCTGTTCCTCAAATCCCCTTGTGAATGAGCTCTACCATCTTCCTGGTTCCTTCGTTAATTAATGGGCTAAATAAAAGCTCTGGCACAAGACCAACCTACACTTGAGAGTATAGGAtacatgtttttaactttttgaaaattatgctttgacaaatattttccttgattaaaaaaaactttgagagCGATGAATGGTTTCTTAGGGACAGTAACAGTTATGTATATGTATTGGGTTAACGTGAAAATGAAATTGCGTCTCCTGGACACGCATCTGCCAGGAGTGAGGAACCAAGCCCGAGCTGGGGCAGAGCTTCGGGTCTGACGCGATTACCTGTCCTTTCTAGGAAGGAACTCACGTTCCTGATGAAGGGTTGAGCAATTTGCTGATGGACATCAATGAGATAAAAAATTCCTGGGGATTAGGAGGTCAGCCCGGGTGACCGACCAGCCTAGTATCGTTAAGCTAGAGTCCTTCTCTTCCCATCAAGAGAGAACTAAAACGATTTAACTGGCTTGCTCAGGAGCCAACACCCTTGTAGGCAGTTTGATGTAAAACTCTGACACACGCTCGGAGCGCCTGTCTTCGAGGTTGCTTCAACACACGCAACCACAGAGCGGAGTGGGATATCTGCGAGCCCTAGAAATGCCCAGATCAGCAGCTCCACCCCTGCTCCTGGACCACAGACACGGAAGGGGTGATGCCCGCAGTCAGCGTGGGTTCAAGGAAAACCCGTGGTATGTTTCACTTGGGGGTGGGTGACTAAAACGCAGGGGGACAGTGTGGCCACAGTTCCTGGGTTTCAGTGAGGCATCCGCCACATGCCTTAGCACCATCTTCAGGACAGGATGGAGAGTAGAGGGGTGAGGTGTCAGGGCCGTGCAAGCAAGCACCTCCGTGCAGAGAACACCCTGGAGCAGATCTGCGTCAGGAGGAGGGCTGAGGGGACGCAGCCTGGAGTGTTTTTATGCTGATGTCAGAGCGGATACAAAAGAGGTGTTTCCAGAGGTGTGGACGATGGTGAAGGTGCCCACAGAGCCCGGTGGGCGGGACTGATGAAATTTAACAGCACGCACATGGCGCCTGCTCTCGGGTTAGAGAAGTTAACCTCACAAGGATGGGACAGCCGTGgcaatgtgtgtctgtgtggaaaGGGCTCAGGAGCCTGGGCCGACAGCAAGCGCTTTGTGAGTCCCAACCAGACGTGGTTGTCAAAAGCTATCTGGGGGCAGCACCTGGCACCACAGAGGCAGTCTCCTCCGCCCTCGGCGGACAGGCCGGGAGGGCTGCAGGAGCTCAGGGCCCACACGTGACCTGGAAGGTCTTTGGTGGCAGGGTGAGAACAGCATCTCTCAGTGGCCATGGGAAGGACAGGGGGATACAGCTGGCGACGGGTGCCACCACAGCGCCCTCAGATCTGGGGAAGACGGCATGCGTGCGGAGGGACTCGGTCTGCTCTGTTTGGCCCAGAGGATGGGACAGTGGGTGACAGTCAGAGGGAGGCTGTTGCTCACAGAAAAGAAGCCTTTTCCATAAGTTCCCACTGCCCTCAAGTGGAGCGTGTGGACCTGGGAGGCAGCGTGTCCAGGGCCACTGGAAGCTCTCAGGAGCAGCTTGATGGCAGGCTGGGGACAAGAGTGTCGCCCATCAGAAGACGGTGGGCCAGGCCTTTGGGCGCCCTTCCAACATTAGTGTGTTATGTAAGTATGTCCCACAGGCTAGACCCTAAACTGGAGTGGTGGGCAGTGGCCGTCCAGGGAGTCCTGACCGCCCTGAACAGAGTCGGGGGCTGTTTGGGCGGGACTTGCTGGCAGGATGCGACTGTCCTCTGAACTCGCAGACACAGGGCGCAGAGAGTGCCTCCTGTCCAGACAGTGGGCTGGTCCCCACCGCCACAAGGGTTAAAGGCCAGACTTCCTCCCAGCAGGTCACCTTCCTACAGTAACTTTGGGCACTGACACCACCGGGTCTTCACCACTCTTCCTGGCAGGAGAGGCTGGCACTGGTGCCCTCGGTCTGTGTGGGCTGAGTTCTCAGACTGCTCTGGTCTGGCACAGAGACCAGAAAGGAGTCCTGTGTAATCGGGGGGCAGCAAACTGCAGCTCCGGGGATGCTTACTACCCCAGGTAAACTCCGAGGGCCTCCGAGGGCATGAGAGGCCGTCAAGCCTGGGGCTCTCAGACTTTTCTGCACATCAGAATCCACTGGGGAGCCTTGAAAAATCCCAAAGCTCAGCCTGCAGCCCAGACGATGGCAGGCGTGGGAGCCTGGCCCCCACATTTGTTTCTTAGCGGCCAGGCCACTCCTCCACACAGCCGGCGTGAGAACAGGGGTCTGCCACAGGCTTCTGGGACTGGAGGGGGAGCATCATCAGGGGGGCCTTGCTAAAGTGTGGAGTCTGAATCAGCAGCTCTAGGGCAGGGCCCCAATTCTCACTTCTTCCATCTCTAGGGCAGGGGCAACTGCTGCGGCTGGTCCGCGGACCACCCTCTGAGTAGCAGGACTCAGCCAGCTGACTAATTCCACTTAGCTTATCAGCTGATTTTCCAAAGGGGCTGCGGGAACCACCGATGGGGGCTAACGAGCAATCTGCCCTGTTCTGCGGACCAGCCACCCTGACCCGGGAGCGTATCTTGCCTTTTGGGCTGCAGCCATCACTTGCTGTTCGTATACATCAAGGTTCTGGTTCATGAGCTCCAAGGCCTGCCTGCGGCTGATGAGGTCCAGTGGGTTCGGGCTCAGGATGGACCGGTGCTCGTACACGGCAGCCACGTACTGGTCGGCCTGGTGATGCTCGGCCGGGCAGTGCTCACCGGTGTGGACCCCCAGGGCGGCCACGTAGCAGCCGCAGAGGAGAAGCGCCAGCGGCCGGCTGGCTCCAGACATGATGCAGACCGAAAACCTAGAAGGGAATGGGGCGAGGAGAAAACAGCTGAATCCCACCTGAATCCAGGGGTGAACTTTCGCAGCTGGGCTTCAACAATCCAGTGAGGAAACTCACCCGCAGTGACTCTGCAGCTCAGAGAGCTTGTTTACCCTTCCTAATAGAAAGATCTGTGTTCTCTCCAAACACGCAGCCAGGTACGTCTAAAATGGCTCACTGTGCTAACAGTCTGGTTTCAGCACATTTCTAAAACAGACCCAGCGTCTGCCACGATTCTCCTCCCAGCAGGACAGCAGTGTGTCACTGCCCACTCTTCCAGCAGCTTAAGATTCAGGCAGTACTAATGATGGTTTTACATGATCCTGTGACACAGCCCACCTCCCAGCACTGCCCTCTCTACACACAAACATGCTGCAGCTGGAATTATGTGACCCTAATAATACAGCTCGGCTGTCCTGGCCACAAAAACCCGGTGAATCAACCACAACTCCCCCGGCGTGTCTCTGGTTAGTGACGAATCTTGGGGGCAAGCCGCACTTTACCCAGCACAGCGCTCTTTAACTTAGTGCAGAGCAACTGCTGACTTCTACGTAAACGCCAGTTTGTGGACAGTTAGAAAGGAGTCTCCCCATCAACGCGGgactccctgctccctccttgaATTTGAGGATTGCCACTGCACACCACCACCTCCTCAACCTC includes the following:
- the BTD gene encoding biotinidase isoform X2, which codes for MSGASRPLALLLCGCYVAALGVHTGEHCPAEHHQADQYVAAVYEHRSILSPNPLDLISRRQALELMNQNLDVYEQQVMAAAQKGAQIIVFPEDGIHGFNFTRTSIYPFLDFMPSPHLIGWNPCLEPHRFNDTEVLQRLSCMALKGEMFLVANLGTKQPCHSRDPGCPNDGRYQFNTNIVFSSNGTLVDRYRKHNLYFEAAFDTPLEVDHIIFDTPFAGKFGVFTCFDILFFEPAARLLRDPEVKHVVYPTAWMNQLPLLAAVQIQRGFATAFGINLLAANIHHPSLGMTGSGIHAPRKSFWHHDMESPEGHLIVAPVAKNPLGLVGAANATGKTDPAHGKFLKILAAGPYSEKDAQDVHCNGATGWDTSTPATFYSEMMYDNFTLVPVWGKEGHLRVCANGLCCQLLYQRPTLSKELYALGVFDGLHTVHGTYYVQACALVKCGGLGFDTCGQEITEAAGMFEFHLWGNFSTPYVFPMLLTSGMTLETPDQLGWESDHYFLTKRGLSSGLVTAALYGRVYERD
- the BTD gene encoding biotinidase isoform X1 gives rise to the protein MAMTGFQDSFVAYPRPFVQTLFSVCIMSGASRPLALLLCGCYVAALGVHTGEHCPAEHHQADQYVAAVYEHRSILSPNPLDLISRRQALELMNQNLDVYEQQVMAAAQKGAQIIVFPEDGIHGFNFTRTSIYPFLDFMPSPHLIGWNPCLEPHRFNDTEVLQRLSCMALKGEMFLVANLGTKQPCHSRDPGCPNDGRYQFNTNIVFSSNGTLVDRYRKHNLYFEAAFDTPLEVDHIIFDTPFAGKFGVFTCFDILFFEPAARLLRDPEVKHVVYPTAWMNQLPLLAAVQIQRGFATAFGINLLAANIHHPSLGMTGSGIHAPRKSFWHHDMESPEGHLIVAPVAKNPLGLVGAANATGKTDPAHGKFLKILAAGPYSEKDAQDVHCNGATGWDTSTPATFYSEMMYDNFTLVPVWGKEGHLRVCANGLCCQLLYQRPTLSKELYALGVFDGLHTVHGTYYVQACALVKCGGLGFDTCGQEITEAAGMFEFHLWGNFSTPYVFPMLLTSGMTLETPDQLGWESDHYFLTKRGLSSGLVTAALYGRVYERD
- the BTD gene encoding biotinidase isoform X3, with translation MAMTGFQDSFVAYPRPFVQTLFSVCIMSGASRPLALLLCGCYVAALGVHTGEHCPAEHHQADQYVAAVYEHRSILSPNPLDLISRRQALELMNQNLDVYEQQVMAAAQKGAQIIVFPEDGIHGFNFTRTSIYPFLDFMPSPHLIGWNPCLEPHRFNDTEVHEGTSLPPPPALKACRGPPASELYGSQGRDVPGGQSWDQATLSQQGPRVPK